The proteins below are encoded in one region of Pleuronectes platessa chromosome 14, fPlePla1.1, whole genome shotgun sequence:
- the LOC128456357 gene encoding ADP-ribosylation factor-like protein 4C, which produces MGNSFSNISAFQSLHIVMLGLDSAGKTTVLYRLKFNEFVNTVPTIGFNTEKIKLSNGTAKGISCHFWDVGGQEKLRPLWKSYSRCTDGIIYVVDSVDVDRLEEAKTELHKVTKFAENQGTPLLVIANKQDLPRSLPVADIEKQLALHELAPATTYHIQPACAIIGEGLPEGMDKLYEMILKRRKSLKQKKKR; this is translated from the coding sequence ATGGGCAACAGCTTCTCCAACATCTCGGCCTTCCAGTCCCTGCACATCGTGATGCTGGGGCTGGACTCAGCCGGGAAGACCACCGTCCTGTACCGACTCAAGTTCAACGAGTTCGTGAACACGGTCCCGACGATCGGCTTCAACACCGAGAAGATCAAGCTGAGCAACGGCACGGCCAAGGGCATCAGCTGCCACTTCTGGGACGTGGGGGGGCAGGAGAAGCTGAGGCCCCTGTGGAAGTCCTACAGCCGCTGCACCGACGGCATCATCTACGTGGTGGACTCCGTGGACGTGGACCGGCTGGAGGAGGCCAAGACGGAGCTGCACAAGGTCACCAAGTTCGCCGAGAACCAGGGGACGCCGCTGCTGGTCATCGCCAACAAGCAGGACCTGCCCAGGTCCCTGCCGGTGGCGGACATCGAGAAGCAGCTGGCCCTGCACGAGCTGGCCCCCGCCACCACCTACCACATCCAGCCGGCCTGCGCCATCATCGGCGAGGGGCTGCCCGAGGGCATGGACAAGCTGTACGAGATGAtcctgaagaggaggaaatccctgaagcagaagaagaagcggTAG
- the esd gene encoding S-formylglutathione hydrolase isoform X2, with translation MALTQVSSNKCAGGFQKVFEHESSELKCKMKFAVYVPPKAETDKCPVLYWLSGLTCTEQNVITKAGCQLAAAEHGIIIVAPDTSPRGCNIEGEDESWDFGTGAGFYVDATQEPWKSNYRMYSYVTEELPKLINANFPTAPDRMSISGHSMGGHGALVCALRNPGKYKAVSAFAPICNPVQCPWGQKAFAGYLGPDRATWEAYDATVLAASYSGPQLDILIDQGRDDQFLTASQLLPDNLIAVCSEKKIPVVFRLQPGYDHSYFFIYSFMNDHIKHHAKFLNV, from the exons ATGGCTCTGACACAAGTTTCCTCCAACAAGTGCGCCGGCGGCTTCCAGAAGGTGTTCGAGCACGAGAG CTCTGAGTTGAAGTGTAAGATGAAGTTTGCTGTGTACGTCCCTCCGAAGGCCGAGACGGACAAGTGTCCCGTCCTCTACTGGCTGTCCG GTCTGACGTGCACGGAGCAGAACGTCATCACTAAAGCTGGATGTCAACTCGCGGCTGCAGAGCACGGAATCATCATCGTGGCCCCGGACACCAGcccac GTGGCTGTAACATCGAGGGCGAGGATGAGAGCTGGGATTTCGGCACCGGAGCTGGTTTCTACGTTGACGCCACGCAGGAGCCTTGGAAATCAAACTACCGGATGTACTCGTACGTCACAGAGGAG CTGCCCAAGCTGATCAACGCTAACTTCCCCACCGCCCCCGACAGGATGTCCATCAGCGGTCACTCCATGGGCGGCCACGGGGCGCTGGTCTGTGCCCTGAGGAACCCTGGGAAGTACAAG gcCGTCTCCGCCTTCGCTCCGATCTGTAACCCGGTGCAGTGTCCCTGGGGACAGAAGGCCTTCGCCGGATACCTGGGCCCCGACCGGGCCACCTGGGAG gcgTACGATGCCACCGTGCTGGCGGCGTCGTACTCGGGACCTCAGCTCGACATCCTGATCGACCAGGGCCGTGATGACCAGTTCCTCACGGCcagtcagctgctgcctgacaaCCTGATCGCTGTCTGCTCCGAGAAGAAGATCCCTGTGGTCTTCAGGCTGCAGCCG GGTTACGACCACAGCTACTTCTTCATCTACTCCTTCATGAACGACCACATCAAGCATCACGCCAAGTTCCTGAAcgtctga
- the esd gene encoding S-formylglutathione hydrolase isoform X1 yields the protein MSVMSVSSLRVILKMALTQVSSNKCAGGFQKVFEHESSELKCKMKFAVYVPPKAETDKCPVLYWLSGLTCTEQNVITKAGCQLAAAEHGIIIVAPDTSPRGCNIEGEDESWDFGTGAGFYVDATQEPWKSNYRMYSYVTEELPKLINANFPTAPDRMSISGHSMGGHGALVCALRNPGKYKAVSAFAPICNPVQCPWGQKAFAGYLGPDRATWEAYDATVLAASYSGPQLDILIDQGRDDQFLTASQLLPDNLIAVCSEKKIPVVFRLQPGYDHSYFFIYSFMNDHIKHHAKFLNV from the exons ATGTCTGTGATGTCAGTGAGTTCGCTGCGTGTAAT TTTGAAAATGGCTCTGACACAAGTTTCCTCCAACAAGTGCGCCGGCGGCTTCCAGAAGGTGTTCGAGCACGAGAG CTCTGAGTTGAAGTGTAAGATGAAGTTTGCTGTGTACGTCCCTCCGAAGGCCGAGACGGACAAGTGTCCCGTCCTCTACTGGCTGTCCG GTCTGACGTGCACGGAGCAGAACGTCATCACTAAAGCTGGATGTCAACTCGCGGCTGCAGAGCACGGAATCATCATCGTGGCCCCGGACACCAGcccac GTGGCTGTAACATCGAGGGCGAGGATGAGAGCTGGGATTTCGGCACCGGAGCTGGTTTCTACGTTGACGCCACGCAGGAGCCTTGGAAATCAAACTACCGGATGTACTCGTACGTCACAGAGGAG CTGCCCAAGCTGATCAACGCTAACTTCCCCACCGCCCCCGACAGGATGTCCATCAGCGGTCACTCCATGGGCGGCCACGGGGCGCTGGTCTGTGCCCTGAGGAACCCTGGGAAGTACAAG gcCGTCTCCGCCTTCGCTCCGATCTGTAACCCGGTGCAGTGTCCCTGGGGACAGAAGGCCTTCGCCGGATACCTGGGCCCCGACCGGGCCACCTGGGAG gcgTACGATGCCACCGTGCTGGCGGCGTCGTACTCGGGACCTCAGCTCGACATCCTGATCGACCAGGGCCGTGATGACCAGTTCCTCACGGCcagtcagctgctgcctgacaaCCTGATCGCTGTCTGCTCCGAGAAGAAGATCCCTGTGGTCTTCAGGCTGCAGCCG GGTTACGACCACAGCTACTTCTTCATCTACTCCTTCATGAACGACCACATCAAGCATCACGCCAAGTTCCTGAAcgtctga